In one Streptomyces sp. T12 genomic region, the following are encoded:
- a CDS encoding cytochrome ubiquinol oxidase subunit I yields the protein MHTTLQVLADAPAQLLPARSLMAFTLASHIILVPLGVALPLITLILHGYGLRRGDRTALLLARRWSAVMAVQFAIGVVTGTVLSFEFGLLWPGLMGRWGDVFGIGFGVEAWAFFLEAVLIAIYLYGWRRLPARTHFLLALPLPAAALLGAFGILAANSWMNTPRGFSLDSAGDPVDVKIWKAIFTPMFGPQYWHFVVAMLVTAGYVVAGVYAVGRLRGRRDRYHRLGFTIPFTVAAVFTPVQFVLGDSIAREVFHKQPVKFAAMEIVWKTDTHVPEYLFGRLHPDGSISGGLKIPQLDSILAGFKPDTRVTGLTSVPADARPNATQATIAHWAFDIMVGIGSLLVLLALWYALVWLRRRRLPASPWFYRCAAVAGVASVVAVECGWITTEVGRQPWIVYENMRVAEAVTATRSTTLWLMFGLVVVVYVFIFGSFLVILLRMRTRWRLADEEDRTPDGAGTPAETPETDTPYGPRRPAVEDRP from the coding sequence ATGCACACCACCCTGCAGGTGCTGGCCGACGCGCCGGCGCAGTTGCTGCCGGCCAGATCCCTGATGGCCTTCACCCTGGCGTCCCACATCATCCTGGTGCCCCTGGGCGTGGCACTGCCGCTGATCACCCTCATCCTGCACGGGTACGGACTGCGCCGCGGTGACCGGACGGCCCTGCTGCTGGCGCGCCGCTGGTCGGCGGTCATGGCCGTCCAGTTCGCGATCGGGGTGGTCACCGGCACCGTGCTGTCCTTCGAGTTCGGACTGCTCTGGCCGGGCCTGATGGGCCGATGGGGCGACGTCTTCGGCATCGGGTTCGGCGTCGAGGCATGGGCCTTCTTCCTGGAGGCCGTGCTCATCGCCATCTACCTGTACGGCTGGCGACGGCTGCCCGCCCGCACCCACTTCCTGCTCGCCCTGCCGCTGCCCGCCGCGGCCCTGCTCGGCGCCTTCGGGATCCTGGCCGCCAACTCCTGGATGAACACCCCGCGCGGCTTCTCCCTCGACTCCGCCGGCGACCCCGTCGACGTGAAGATCTGGAAGGCGATCTTCACGCCCATGTTCGGCCCGCAGTACTGGCACTTCGTCGTGGCGATGCTCGTCACGGCCGGCTACGTCGTGGCCGGGGTCTACGCCGTCGGCCGGCTGCGCGGCCGCCGGGACCGCTATCACCGGCTCGGTTTCACCATCCCCTTCACGGTCGCCGCGGTGTTCACGCCGGTGCAGTTCGTGCTGGGCGACTCCATCGCCCGGGAGGTCTTCCACAAGCAGCCGGTGAAGTTCGCCGCCATGGAGATCGTCTGGAAGACCGACACCCATGTGCCGGAGTACCTGTTCGGCCGGCTGCATCCGGACGGGAGCATCTCCGGCGGCCTCAAGATCCCACAGCTCGACTCCATCCTCGCCGGCTTCAAGCCGGACACCCGGGTGACCGGGCTGACCTCCGTCCCCGCGGACGCCCGGCCGAACGCCACCCAGGCGACCATCGCCCACTGGGCCTTCGACATCATGGTCGGCATCGGCAGCCTGCTCGTGCTGCTTGCCCTGTGGTACGCCCTGGTGTGGCTCCGCCGCCGCCGACTGCCCGCCTCACCGTGGTTCTACCGGTGCGCCGCCGTGGCCGGCGTCGCCTCCGTCGTCGCGGTCGAGTGCGGCTGGATCACCACCGAAGTGGGCCGCCAGCCGTGGATCGTCTACGAGAACATGAGGGTTGCCGAGGCCGTCACCGCGACCCGGTCCACGACGCTGTGGCTCATGTTCGGCCTGGTCGTCGTGGTCTACGTGTTCATCTTCGGTTCGTTCCTCGTGATCCTGCTGCGGATGCGCACCCGCTGGCGGCTCGCCGACGAGGAGGACAGGACTCCGGACGGGGCCGGGACACCGGCGGAGACACCCGAGACGGACACGCCTTACGGGCCGCGCCGCCCGGCCGTGGAGGACCGGCCATGA
- a CDS encoding cytochrome d ubiquinol oxidase subunit II yields MIADVIAVVLLLAIAAYACAGGTDYGAGFWDLTAGGAERGKRPRWLIDHAMAPVWEVNNVWLIFVLVIMWTGFPVLFQQLFQSMWLPLALAAVGIVLRGAGFALRKPARRPAGRRLYGAVFAVSSLLTPFFLGAAAGGVASGRVTADAQPATHAWAHPTPVLFGLLAVAVTALLGAVFLAADARRFDAPDLDGYFRRRALAALGFVSALALTTLAVTHEDAQHVWHGLTHGAGLAFVVVAALSTLATAWLLIRPSGAWSRVTAVGVVASAVIAWGMAQRPYLVPASLTVAEAAGAHTTLRWLGLVTLVAVALITPAVVLLYWLDTHGELEGLTDADLRSSASDEG; encoded by the coding sequence ATGATCGCCGACGTCATCGCCGTCGTCCTGCTGCTCGCGATCGCCGCCTACGCCTGCGCCGGCGGCACCGACTACGGAGCCGGCTTCTGGGACCTGACCGCCGGCGGAGCGGAGCGCGGCAAGCGGCCCCGGTGGCTGATCGACCACGCGATGGCTCCCGTGTGGGAGGTCAACAACGTCTGGCTGATCTTCGTCCTCGTCATCATGTGGACGGGCTTTCCCGTCCTCTTCCAGCAGCTGTTCCAGTCGATGTGGCTGCCGCTCGCGCTGGCCGCCGTGGGCATCGTGCTGCGCGGCGCGGGGTTCGCGCTGCGCAAGCCCGCCCGGCGGCCGGCCGGCCGGCGCCTGTACGGCGCGGTGTTCGCCGTCTCCTCCCTGCTGACGCCGTTCTTCCTCGGCGCCGCGGCCGGCGGAGTGGCGTCCGGCCGGGTGACCGCGGACGCGCAGCCCGCGACGCATGCCTGGGCCCATCCCACCCCCGTGCTGTTCGGTCTGCTCGCCGTGGCGGTTACCGCCCTGCTCGGTGCGGTGTTCCTCGCCGCGGACGCGCGGCGCTTCGACGCGCCGGATCTGGACGGCTACTTCCGGCGGCGGGCCCTGGCTGCCCTGGGCTTCGTCTCCGCCCTTGCCCTGACCACGCTGGCCGTCACACACGAGGACGCCCAGCACGTGTGGCACGGGCTGACGCACGGTGCGGGACTGGCCTTCGTGGTCGTTGCGGCCCTGAGCACCCTCGCCACCGCCTGGCTGCTGATCCGCCCCTCCGGCGCCTGGTCCCGCGTCACCGCGGTCGGCGTGGTGGCGTCCGCCGTCATCGCCTGGGGCATGGCACAGCGCCCCTACCTCGTCCCGGCCTCCCTGACCGTCGCCGAGGCGGCGGGCGCGCACACCACGCTGCGCTGGCTGGGCCTGGTCACCCTGGTCGCCGTAGCGCTGATCACGCCCGCGGTCGTCCTGCTCTACTGGCTGGACACCCACGGGGAACTGGAGGGACTCACCGACGCCGATCTGCGGAGCAGTGCCAGTGACGAGGGCTGA
- a CDS encoding glycoside hydrolase family 15 protein, which produces MDDYPLIENHGLLGDLQTAALVTTDGSVDWFCAPRFDSPSVFGALLDKDKGGHCTVRPMHHAYATKQLYLPDTAILVTRFMTEAGAGEVIDFMPVTGTTVTESHRLVRMVRCVRGRMTFEAEIAPRFDYGRQAHRLHISTHGAVFAAQDGSELTVHPIREPDDERLLDVLADRRDALHFTLTLEAGQERGLALEWAAEGSPREMRLAEYQELFDETVRFWRSWLHQSRYTGRWRETVERSAITLKLMTFAPTGAVVAAPTAALPEQLGGERNWDYRFTWIRDASFSVYALLGLGFTDEARAFIQWLSDRVRERAGRDGDTGPLNIMYKVDGSSDLGEQIFDHWEGYAGSAPVRIGNGAATQLQLDIYGEALDSIYFAHRHGLQVGHRGWNALLTNLDWLVDHWDQAEEGLWETRGGREDFTYGRVMSWVAFDRALRLAESNGRPAGAERWRRARDACYEQVMAKGWSEGRQAFVQHYGSDVLDSSLLRMSTVGFITPQDPMWTSTLGTMEQELVSDSLVYRYNPEASPDGLRGSEGTFSLCTFMYVDALARAGRTDKARLVLEKMMGYANHLGLYSEEIDPTGRQLGNFPQAFTHLALIDAAITLNAALDRT; this is translated from the coding sequence ATGGACGACTACCCCCTGATCGAGAACCACGGCCTCCTCGGCGATCTGCAGACGGCGGCGCTGGTGACGACGGACGGCAGCGTCGACTGGTTCTGCGCTCCGAGATTCGACTCGCCCAGTGTGTTCGGCGCGCTGCTGGACAAGGACAAGGGCGGGCACTGCACGGTCCGGCCGATGCACCACGCGTACGCGACCAAGCAGTTGTACCTGCCCGACACGGCGATCCTGGTCACCCGGTTCATGACCGAGGCGGGCGCCGGCGAGGTGATCGACTTCATGCCGGTGACCGGGACGACGGTCACGGAGAGTCACCGCCTGGTGAGGATGGTCCGCTGCGTGCGCGGCAGGATGACGTTCGAGGCGGAGATAGCCCCGAGGTTCGACTACGGGCGGCAGGCGCACCGTTTGCACATCAGCACGCACGGGGCGGTGTTCGCCGCGCAGGACGGCTCGGAGCTCACCGTGCACCCCATCCGGGAACCGGACGACGAGCGGTTGCTGGACGTGCTCGCCGACCGGCGCGACGCCCTGCACTTCACGCTGACCCTGGAGGCCGGCCAGGAGCGGGGGCTGGCCCTGGAGTGGGCCGCCGAGGGGTCGCCCAGGGAGATGCGACTGGCCGAGTACCAGGAACTGTTCGACGAGACGGTGCGGTTCTGGCGCAGCTGGCTGCACCAGTCGCGCTACACGGGACGCTGGCGCGAAACCGTGGAGCGCTCCGCGATCACGCTGAAGCTGATGACCTTCGCGCCCACCGGCGCCGTGGTGGCCGCCCCGACGGCGGCGCTTCCCGAACAACTGGGCGGAGAGCGCAACTGGGACTACCGCTTCACCTGGATCCGCGACGCCTCCTTCTCGGTCTACGCCCTGCTGGGGCTGGGCTTCACCGACGAGGCGAGAGCGTTCATCCAGTGGCTTTCCGACCGGGTCAGGGAGCGCGCCGGAAGGGACGGTGACACCGGCCCGCTGAACATCATGTACAAAGTGGACGGCTCCTCCGACCTGGGCGAACAGATCTTCGACCACTGGGAGGGCTACGCGGGTTCCGCGCCGGTGCGGATCGGCAACGGCGCCGCCACGCAACTCCAGCTGGACATCTACGGCGAGGCGCTGGACAGCATCTACTTCGCGCACCGGCACGGCCTCCAGGTGGGGCACCGCGGTTGGAACGCGCTGCTGACGAACCTCGACTGGCTGGTCGACCACTGGGACCAGGCGGAGGAGGGCCTGTGGGAGACCCGCGGCGGCCGGGAGGACTTCACCTACGGCCGTGTCATGTCCTGGGTGGCCTTCGACCGCGCCCTGCGGCTCGCCGAGTCGAACGGCCGCCCGGCCGGCGCCGAACGGTGGCGCCGCGCACGGGACGCCTGCTACGAGCAAGTCATGGCCAAGGGGTGGAGCGAGGGACGTCAGGCCTTCGTCCAGCACTACGGCAGCGATGTCCTGGACTCCTCGCTGCTGCGCATGTCGACGGTCGGGTTCATCACCCCGCAGGACCCGATGTGGACGTCGACCCTCGGCACCATGGAACAGGAACTGGTCAGCGACAGCCTGGTCTACCGGTACAACCCCGAGGCCTCGCCCGACGGCCTGCGCGGCTCGGAAGGCACGTTCTCGCTGTGCACCTTCATGTACGTCGACGCCCTGGCGCGCGCGGGACGGACCGACAAGGCGCGGCTGGTGCTGGAGAAGATGATGGGCTACGCGAACCATCTCGGCCTGTACTCGGAGGAGATCGACCCGACGGGCCGTCAACTGGGCAACTTCCCCCAGGCGTTCACGCATCTCGCCCTGATCGACGCGGCGATCACTCTCAACGCCGCTCTCGACCGCACCTAG
- a CDS encoding GAP family protein — MVFDLLLIALAIALDPLPLMAFVLVVASAKGIRTGLTFISGWTACLVAVIALVLTLTGGQPPAPRSPPSTVHLVAKLVVGLSLVAYGLHRHWRPVHDRTPSSAKGRHHGSGGADASADVASPPHGTSSSLTSRMERGSIWPAAGLAVLLQPWGLVAAGAVTVVEADTSQVTTWLVLVAFCVLATAGLLTAELYVVLRPASAQHRLLGLRTWMADHAQQAIVLGSIAIGLWLTGRSVYELAG; from the coding sequence ATGGTCTTCGACCTGCTGCTCATCGCCCTCGCCATCGCGCTCGACCCCCTGCCCCTCATGGCGTTCGTCCTGGTGGTGGCATCGGCCAAAGGCATACGAACCGGGCTCACCTTCATCTCGGGGTGGACGGCGTGTCTCGTCGCGGTGATCGCTCTGGTCCTGACGCTGACCGGCGGGCAGCCTCCGGCACCGAGGTCACCTCCGTCGACGGTGCACCTCGTGGCCAAGCTCGTGGTCGGACTGTCGCTGGTCGCGTACGGCCTCCACCGGCACTGGCGGCCCGTCCACGACCGCACGCCGAGCTCCGCGAAGGGACGCCACCACGGCTCGGGCGGAGCCGATGCGTCCGCCGACGTCGCCTCGCCGCCGCACGGCACGTCGTCCTCCCTCACCTCGCGGATGGAGCGCGGCTCGATCTGGCCGGCGGCGGGACTCGCCGTCCTGCTCCAGCCGTGGGGACTGGTCGCCGCGGGCGCGGTGACCGTGGTCGAAGCCGACACCTCCCAGGTCACGACCTGGCTGGTGCTGGTCGCGTTCTGCGTCCTCGCGACCGCCGGTCTGCTCACCGCCGAGCTGTACGTGGTGCTCCGGCCGGCGTCGGCCCAACACCGGCTGCTGGGACTGCGCACCTGGATGGCGGACCACGCGCAACAGGCGATTGTGCTAGGCAGCATCGCGATCGGCCTGTGGCTGACGGGAAGGAGCGTGTACGAGCTGGCCGGTTGA
- a CDS encoding YhjD/YihY/BrkB family envelope integrity protein yields MRRGSGDRRRIRSVLRPSWWRGRVRDLTAWQKAFHARVETRFPVVTGLVDRMVSVNIFDSATRIAAQCFLTAVPLLFVVSAYAPTAVQDQVTASISAVFGLTGQTKAQVEQAFEPPTDDLRQATGLVGGLMVLLSATAVSRAVQRLCRRAWQLPRTGVKVAPWRWVAWIVLWLGALVVQGLLHNGFGLGAGWGFPVILVMQAVMWWWTQHLLLGGGVRWKPLLPGAVITAVAVSGLSVTAHFYMPRALNRALADYGSAGSVFVLLSWLIVVCVAVAIGLSAGAVLSQEPFLRRRLGTPTPSP; encoded by the coding sequence GTGAGACGCGGAAGCGGCGACCGGCGGCGGATCCGCTCCGTGCTGCGCCCGTCGTGGTGGCGTGGCCGTGTCAGGGATCTGACTGCCTGGCAGAAGGCGTTCCACGCGCGCGTGGAGACCCGTTTTCCGGTGGTCACAGGACTCGTGGACCGCATGGTCTCGGTGAACATCTTCGACTCCGCCACCCGTATCGCGGCGCAGTGCTTCCTGACCGCCGTGCCGTTGCTGTTCGTGGTGAGTGCCTACGCGCCGACGGCGGTACAGGACCAGGTCACCGCGTCGATCAGTGCCGTCTTCGGGCTGACCGGGCAGACGAAGGCCCAGGTGGAGCAGGCGTTCGAGCCCCCGACTGACGATCTGCGCCAGGCGACGGGCTTGGTGGGCGGGCTGATGGTGCTGCTGTCGGCCACCGCGGTGAGCCGCGCGGTGCAGCGGCTGTGCAGACGGGCCTGGCAGCTGCCCCGGACAGGGGTGAAGGTGGCTCCGTGGAGGTGGGTGGCGTGGATCGTCCTGTGGCTCGGCGCACTGGTCGTGCAAGGGCTGCTGCACAACGGGTTCGGTCTGGGGGCGGGGTGGGGATTCCCGGTCATCCTGGTCATGCAGGCGGTCATGTGGTGGTGGACCCAGCACCTGCTGCTGGGCGGGGGCGTGCGCTGGAAACCCCTCCTGCCAGGGGCCGTCATCACGGCGGTCGCGGTCAGCGGCCTGTCCGTGACCGCGCACTTCTACATGCCGCGGGCGCTCAACCGGGCGCTGGCCGACTACGGTTCGGCGGGTTCGGTCTTCGTCCTGCTGTCCTGGCTGATCGTCGTGTGTGTGGCCGTCGCGATCGGCCTCAGCGCGGGCGCCGTCCTGTCCCAGGAGCCCTTCCTTCGGCGCCGCCTCGGAACCCCGACGCCGTCACCCTGA
- a CDS encoding trans-acting enoyl reductase family protein: MTRLNRTDRPYDIVLFGATGFVGTLTAEYLAAHAPDGLRWAIAGRSKEKLERLRESLPGGAGIGALEADVADPASMRRLAEHARVVATTVGPYVTYGEDIVAACADTGADYLDLSGEPEFVDRTYVRHDARARETGARLVHACGFDSIPHDLGAYFTVQQLPEGVPLAVDGFVTADAAFSGGTFASALNQFSRGRQMLTAARDRARHEPRLMGRRALAPTGAPRFAKEVGAWAVPLPTIDPQIVKRSARALERYGPDFRYRHYAAVRHLPIAVGGVAAMGALVTAAQLPPARRWLSDRLKPGEGPGPEKRAKSWFSVRFVGEGGGRRVFTEVAGGDPGYGETAKMFAESALSLAFDDLPPTAGQVTTAVAMGDALIERLRTAGITFRVAATR, encoded by the coding sequence ATGACCAGGCTGAACAGGACGGATCGTCCGTACGACATCGTGCTCTTCGGGGCCACGGGCTTCGTCGGGACACTCACCGCGGAGTACCTCGCCGCGCACGCGCCCGACGGGCTGCGCTGGGCGATCGCCGGCCGCAGCAAGGAGAAGCTGGAGCGGCTGCGCGAGTCGCTGCCCGGCGGCGCGGGGATCGGGGCGCTGGAGGCGGACGTCGCCGATCCGGCCTCGATGCGCCGTCTCGCCGAGCACGCGCGCGTGGTGGCCACGACGGTGGGTCCCTATGTGACGTACGGCGAGGACATCGTCGCTGCCTGCGCGGACACCGGCGCCGACTATCTCGACCTGTCGGGTGAGCCGGAGTTCGTGGATCGGACCTACGTCCGGCACGACGCACGCGCGCGTGAGACGGGCGCGAGGCTGGTGCACGCCTGTGGCTTCGACTCGATCCCGCACGACCTGGGCGCGTACTTCACCGTCCAGCAGCTGCCGGAGGGCGTGCCCCTGGCGGTGGACGGGTTCGTGACCGCCGACGCCGCCTTCTCGGGCGGTACGTTCGCGTCGGCGCTCAACCAGTTCTCGCGCGGACGCCAGATGCTGACCGCCGCACGCGACCGCGCCCGCCACGAGCCGCGGCTGATGGGGCGCCGGGCGCTGGCGCCGACGGGTGCGCCCCGGTTCGCCAAGGAGGTCGGCGCCTGGGCTGTGCCGCTGCCGACGATCGACCCGCAGATCGTCAAGCGGTCCGCGCGGGCCCTCGAGCGCTACGGCCCCGACTTCCGCTACCGCCACTACGCCGCCGTACGGCACCTGCCCATCGCCGTCGGCGGGGTCGCCGCGATGGGCGCGCTCGTCACGGCCGCCCAACTACCGCCCGCCCGGCGCTGGTTGTCCGACCGGCTGAAGCCCGGCGAGGGGCCGGGCCCCGAGAAGCGCGCGAAGAGCTGGTTCTCGGTCCGCTTCGTCGGCGAGGGGGGTGGCCGGCGCGTCTTCACCGAGGTGGCGGGCGGCGACCCCGGATACGGCGAGACGGCGAAGATGTTCGCCGAGTCGGCCCTGTCCCTCGCCTTCGACGACCTGCCGCCCACGGCCGGCCAGGTCACGACCGCGGTCGCGATGGGGGACGCGCTGATCGAGCGGCTGCGCACGGCGGGGATCACGTTCCGGGTGGCCGCGACCAGGTGA
- a CDS encoding MmcQ/YjbR family DNA-binding protein produces MAVPGNALKKWEKVRAFALGMPGAVEEFPWGEAVAKVNKKVFVFLGVDDGSHPLGITVKLKDESAHAHALTCPGAEPAGYGLGKSGWVSIPLEQKGAPAAELLCDWVEESYRVIAPKRLTAELDGR; encoded by the coding sequence GTGGCCGTGCCCGGGAATGCCCTGAAGAAGTGGGAGAAAGTGCGCGCGTTCGCCCTCGGGATGCCGGGCGCCGTCGAGGAGTTCCCCTGGGGTGAGGCGGTCGCGAAGGTCAACAAGAAGGTGTTCGTCTTCCTGGGCGTCGACGACGGCAGCCATCCGCTCGGCATAACGGTCAAGCTCAAGGACGAATCGGCCCACGCCCACGCCCTGACCTGCCCGGGCGCCGAGCCCGCCGGGTACGGCCTGGGCAAGTCGGGCTGGGTGAGCATCCCGCTCGAGCAGAAGGGCGCCCCGGCGGCGGAGCTGCTGTGCGACTGGGTGGAGGAGAGCTACCGGGTGATCGCGCCGAAGCGGCTGACAGCGGAGCTCGACGGACGGTGA
- a CDS encoding CaiB/BaiF CoA-transferase family protein, giving the protein MTKATTPGHGPLTGVRVVELAGIGPGPFAAMLLADLGADVVRVDRPGGTGLAIDTEYDITNRNKRSVIVDLKSPDGPARVLDLAARADILIEGNRPGVAERLGVGPEACHARNPALVYGRMTGWGQEGPLAHRAGHDIAYIALTGTLGMIGSPDEPPAVPANLVGDYAGGSLYLVVGVLAALHHARATGTGQVVDAAIVDGTSHLAAMIHGMLAAGGWQDRRGANLLDGGCPYYGTYETADGKHMAVGALEPQFYAEFLELLGLTDFASARKDWSRWGELREAVAARFKSRTRDEWTAVFEGSDACVEPVLSLREAPHHPHLAARGTFTDHGGITQPAPAPRFSATPTTVRTGPAQPGADTAEVARDWDVPELTKGLE; this is encoded by the coding sequence ATGACAAAGGCAACGACGCCGGGGCACGGCCCGCTCACCGGCGTGCGCGTGGTCGAGCTGGCCGGGATCGGGCCCGGCCCGTTCGCCGCCATGCTCCTCGCCGACCTGGGCGCCGACGTGGTCCGCGTGGACCGGCCCGGCGGCACGGGCCTCGCCATCGACACCGAGTACGACATCACCAACCGCAACAAGCGCTCGGTGATCGTCGACCTGAAGTCCCCCGACGGCCCCGCCCGCGTCCTCGACCTCGCCGCCCGCGCCGACATCCTCATCGAGGGCAACCGCCCCGGCGTCGCCGAGCGCCTCGGTGTCGGCCCCGAGGCCTGCCACGCCCGCAACCCGGCGCTCGTCTACGGCCGCATGACCGGCTGGGGCCAGGAGGGGCCGCTCGCCCACCGTGCCGGGCACGACATCGCGTACATCGCGCTCACCGGCACCCTCGGCATGATCGGCAGCCCCGACGAACCACCGGCCGTCCCCGCCAACCTGGTCGGCGACTACGCGGGCGGCTCCCTCTACCTCGTCGTCGGCGTCCTGGCCGCCCTCCACCACGCGCGCGCGACCGGCACCGGCCAGGTCGTCGACGCCGCCATCGTGGACGGCACCTCCCACCTCGCCGCGATGATCCACGGCATGCTCGCCGCAGGCGGCTGGCAGGACCGGCGCGGCGCCAACCTCCTGGACGGCGGCTGCCCCTACTACGGCACCTACGAGACGGCCGACGGGAAGCACATGGCGGTCGGCGCCCTGGAACCCCAGTTCTACGCAGAGTTCCTGGAGCTGCTCGGCCTCACGGACTTCGCCTCCGCCCGCAAGGACTGGTCCCGCTGGGGCGAACTGCGCGAGGCGGTCGCGGCCCGCTTCAAGTCCCGTACGAGGGACGAGTGGACGGCCGTCTTCGAGGGCTCCGACGCCTGTGTGGAGCCCGTCCTGTCCCTGCGCGAGGCCCCGCACCACCCCCACCTCGCCGCCCGCGGCACCTTCACCGACCACGGCGGCATCACCCAGCCGGCCCCGGCACCCCGCTTCTCCGCGACCCCCACCACCGTCCGCACGGGCCCCGCGCAACCGGGCGCCGACACCGCGGAGGTGGCCCGCGACTGGGACGTACCCGAACTGACGAAGGGCCTCGAATGA
- a CDS encoding acyl-CoA dehydrogenase family protein, with the protein MKRRIFAPEHDAFRATVRAFLAREVLPHYEQWEKDGIVSRDAWRAAGKQGLLGFAVPEEYGGGGTPDFRYSAVLAEEFTRAGAPGIALGLHNDIIGPYLTSLATEEQKRRWLPGFCDGSLITAIAMTEPGAGSDLQGIRTHAEDRGDHWVLNGSKTFISNGILADLVVVVAKTTPEGGARGLSLLVVERGMDGFERGRNLDKIGQKAQDTAELFFHDVRVPKENLLGELNGAFVHLMTNLAQERLSIAVSAIAAAEHLLEITTEYVKEREAFGRPLATKQHIRFEIAEMATECAVTRTFLDRCIEDHDSGELDAVHASMAKWWATELQKRVTDRCLQLHGGYGYMTEYPIARAFTDGRIQTIYGGTTEIMKEIIGRSLLG; encoded by the coding sequence ATGAAGCGGCGGATCTTCGCTCCCGAGCACGACGCGTTCCGCGCGACCGTGCGTGCCTTCCTGGCCAGGGAGGTGCTGCCGCACTACGAGCAGTGGGAGAAGGACGGCATCGTCTCCCGCGACGCCTGGCGCGCGGCCGGAAAGCAGGGCCTGCTCGGATTCGCCGTCCCCGAGGAGTACGGAGGCGGCGGCACCCCCGACTTCCGCTACAGCGCCGTACTCGCCGAGGAGTTCACCCGCGCGGGCGCGCCCGGAATCGCCCTCGGCCTGCACAACGACATCATCGGCCCCTACCTCACCTCGCTCGCCACCGAGGAGCAGAAGCGGCGCTGGCTGCCCGGCTTCTGCGACGGCTCGCTGATCACGGCCATCGCCATGACCGAGCCCGGCGCCGGCTCCGACCTCCAGGGCATCCGCACCCACGCCGAGGACCGCGGCGACCACTGGGTGCTGAACGGGTCCAAGACGTTCATCTCCAACGGCATCCTCGCCGACCTGGTCGTCGTCGTCGCGAAGACGACCCCCGAGGGCGGCGCGCGCGGACTGTCGCTGCTCGTCGTCGAGCGCGGCATGGACGGCTTCGAGCGCGGCCGCAACCTCGACAAGATCGGCCAGAAGGCGCAGGACACGGCCGAGCTGTTCTTCCACGACGTGCGCGTGCCCAAGGAGAACCTCCTCGGCGAGCTCAACGGCGCCTTCGTCCACCTGATGACGAACCTCGCCCAGGAGCGCCTGAGCATCGCGGTCTCCGCGATCGCCGCCGCCGAGCACCTGCTGGAGATCACCACCGAGTACGTCAAGGAGCGCGAGGCCTTCGGCCGGCCGCTCGCCACCAAGCAGCACATCCGCTTCGAGATAGCCGAGATGGCCACCGAGTGCGCCGTCACCCGCACCTTCCTCGACCGCTGCATAGAGGACCACGACAGCGGCGAGCTCGACGCCGTGCACGCCTCCATGGCCAAGTGGTGGGCGACCGAGCTGCAGAAGCGGGTCACCGACCGCTGTCTCCAACTGCACGGCGGCTACGGCTACATGACCGAGTACCCCATCGCCCGGGCCTTCACGGACGGCCGCATCCAGACCATCTACGGCGGGACCACCGAGATCATGAAGGAGATCATCGGCCGTTCCCTGCTGGGCTGA